From Sodalis glossinidius str. 'morsitans', the proteins below share one genomic window:
- the rsmE gene encoding 16S rRNA (uracil(1498)-N(3))-methyltransferase, with protein MRIPRIYHPAPLTVGTVLALGDDAAHHVSRVLRMTVDAPIALFDGSNHVFAARLTRVDKKGVEATVLATQMEDRESLLHLHLGQVMSRGEKMEFTIQKSIELGVNVITPLFSARCGVKLEGERLEKKLQQWHKIAIGACEQCGRNRLAEIRPAMTLEAWCAEQEAGLKLNLHPRAQQSINTLPLPAHGIRLLIGPEGGLSAEEIALTANYGFTDILLGPRVLRTETTALTAITALQVRFGDLG; from the coding sequence ATGCGAATACCTCGAATATATCATCCGGCGCCTCTGACCGTCGGCACCGTCCTCGCGCTGGGCGATGACGCCGCGCATCATGTGAGCCGGGTGCTGCGCATGACCGTCGACGCGCCGATAGCGCTGTTTGACGGCAGCAATCACGTTTTTGCGGCCCGTTTGACCCGGGTAGACAAAAAGGGCGTCGAGGCCACCGTATTGGCCACACAAATGGAAGATCGCGAATCGCTGCTGCATTTGCATCTGGGACAGGTGATGTCACGCGGGGAGAAAATGGAATTTACCATCCAAAAATCCATCGAATTGGGGGTAAATGTGATCACCCCATTGTTTTCGGCGCGCTGTGGCGTCAAGCTGGAGGGCGAGCGGCTGGAGAAAAAGCTGCAGCAGTGGCACAAAATCGCCATCGGCGCCTGTGAGCAGTGCGGGCGCAATCGCCTGGCGGAGATCCGCCCCGCGATGACGCTCGAGGCCTGGTGTGCGGAACAGGAGGCGGGGTTGAAACTTAATTTGCATCCCCGCGCCCAACAGAGCATTAATACTCTGCCGCTGCCGGCGCACGGCATTCGTCTGCTGATTGGGCCTGAGGGCGGCCTGTCGGCGGAGGAGATTGCATTGACCGCCAACTATGGGTTTACCGATATTCTGCTGGGGCCACGGGTGCTACGCACTGAGACCACCGCACTCACCGCCATCACCGCCCTGCAGGTGCGTTTCGGCGATTTGGGGTAA
- the gshB gene encoding glutathione synthase, which yields MIKLGIVMDPISTINIKKDSSFAMLLEAQSRGYEIHYMEMSSLYLRGGEARASTRLLSVKQDYDAWYSFNGEKDINLGELDVILMRKDPPFDTEFIYATYILERAEDEGALIVNKPQSLRDCNEKLFTAWFARHTPDTLVSHRDDHIRAFWQEHGDIILKPLDGMGGTSIFRVKQDDPNLTVIVETLTGYGRHFCMAQNYLPAIKDGDKRVLVVDGEPVPYCLARIPKSGETRGNLAAGGHGEARPLSDSDWKIARDVAPVLKKKGLIFVGLDIIGDRLTEINVTSPTCVREIEAAFPISITGMLMDAIEKRLAAQQR from the coding sequence ATGATTAAGCTTGGCATCGTGATGGACCCGATTTCCACCATCAATATCAAAAAAGACAGCAGCTTTGCCATGTTGCTTGAAGCACAAAGCCGCGGCTACGAAATTCACTACATGGAGATGAGCTCCCTGTATCTGCGCGGCGGCGAGGCGCGGGCCTCCACCCGTTTGCTGTCGGTAAAGCAAGATTATGATGCCTGGTACAGCTTTAACGGCGAAAAGGACATCAATCTGGGCGAATTGGATGTCATCCTGATGCGCAAGGATCCGCCCTTCGATACCGAATTTATTTATGCCACTTACATTCTGGAACGTGCGGAAGATGAAGGGGCGCTCATCGTCAACAAACCGCAGAGCCTCCGGGACTGTAACGAGAAACTGTTTACCGCCTGGTTCGCGCGCCATACGCCGGATACGCTGGTAAGCCACCGGGACGACCACATCCGCGCTTTCTGGCAGGAGCACGGCGACATCATCCTGAAACCGCTGGACGGCATGGGCGGTACGTCGATTTTTCGCGTCAAGCAAGACGATCCCAACCTGACGGTTATTGTTGAAACCCTGACCGGTTACGGCCGCCACTTCTGCATGGCGCAAAATTATCTGCCGGCCATCAAGGACGGCGATAAGCGGGTGCTGGTGGTGGACGGCGAACCGGTTCCCTACTGCCTGGCGCGCATTCCCAAAAGCGGCGAAACCCGCGGCAATCTTGCAGCCGGCGGCCACGGCGAGGCACGTCCGCTCAGCGATAGCGACTGGAAAATCGCCCGCGACGTGGCGCCAGTGCTGAAAAAGAAAGGGCTGATTTTTGTCGGTCTGGATATCATCGGCGACCGCCTGACCGAGATCAATGTCACAAGCCCCACCTGCGTGCGTGAAATCGAAGCAGCCTTCCCCATTTCGATCACCGGTATGCTAATGGACGCAATCGAAAAACGTCTGGCGGCGCAACAACGCTGA
- a CDS encoding YqgE/AlgH family protein: MNLQHHFLIAMPSLQDPLFKRSVVYICEHNSDGAMGIVINKPVEQFTVENVLHKLKIMPADRDPAIRLDKPVFAGGPLADDRGFILHTPRDGFGSSIGISPQTMITTSKDVLETLGTADQPDDVLVALGYSGWEQGKLERELMENAWLTTPADSEILFHTPIASRWREAAKTLGIDIHNIANQAGHA, translated from the coding sequence ATGAATTTACAGCACCATTTTCTTATCGCCATGCCCTCGCTGCAGGATCCGTTATTCAAACGCTCGGTGGTCTACATCTGCGAGCACAACAGTGACGGCGCCATGGGTATCGTCATCAATAAGCCCGTCGAACAGTTCACCGTGGAAAACGTGCTGCACAAGCTCAAGATCATGCCTGCCGACCGCGATCCGGCCATCCGGCTGGATAAACCGGTATTCGCCGGCGGCCCGCTGGCGGATGACCGTGGCTTTATTCTGCACACGCCGCGCGACGGGTTCGGCTCCAGCATCGGCATCTCGCCGCAAACGATGATCACCACGTCCAAGGACGTGCTGGAAACGCTCGGCACCGCCGATCAGCCCGACGATGTGCTGGTGGCGCTGGGCTACTCCGGCTGGGAACAGGGGAAGCTGGAGCGCGAGCTAATGGAAAACGCCTGGCTTACTACCCCTGCCGACAGTGAAATCCTGTTTCATACCCCTATCGCCTCCCGCTGGCGCGAAGCGGCCAAGACCCTGGGCATCGATATTCACAATATCGCCAACCAGGCGGGTCATGCCTGA
- the ruvX gene encoding Holliday junction resolvase RuvX translates to MAAAGSIMAFDFGTRSIGVAIGQRVTCTARPLTAFKARDGVPDWQQIEKLLKEWRPETVVVGLPLNMDGSEQPLTARVRKFANRMHGRFGVQVVLHDERLSTVEARAGLFERGGYRALEKGKVDAGSAVIILESWLEQFPE, encoded by the coding sequence ATGGCCGCCGCCGGCAGCATCATGGCGTTCGATTTTGGTACGCGCAGCATCGGCGTGGCTATTGGTCAACGCGTAACCTGTACCGCCCGACCGCTGACGGCGTTCAAGGCCCGCGACGGCGTACCTGACTGGCAACAGATCGAAAAATTACTGAAAGAATGGCGGCCGGAAACGGTGGTGGTGGGTTTACCGCTGAATATGGACGGCAGCGAACAGCCGCTGACCGCCCGGGTACGCAAGTTCGCCAACCGGATGCACGGCCGCTTCGGCGTTCAGGTGGTGTTGCACGATGAGCGCCTCAGCACCGTCGAAGCCCGCGCGGGTCTGTTTGAGCGCGGCGGCTATCGCGCGCTGGAGAAAGGCAAAGTCGACGCGGGGTCGGCGGTGATCATACTGGAAAGCTGGCTCGAACAGTTTCCCGAGTAA